The DNA region GAAGGCTGTCGAGCTTGCCCACCACGCAGGCAGGAAGACAGTCAAGGCCGAGGACATTAAGTTGGCCATTAAGCAATGATTGCTTTTTTCTTTATCTTTTCTATCCTCAAGGCCATTTCCATCCTGTTTCCCAAGGTTTGAAAATTTTAAAATTAAATTTTTTATCTTTGACTTCTCCAACTATAAATGTGGGATCACTTCTCCTTGGCACTGTAGGAGAGCCAGGGTTCAAGAGCATAACTTCTTTTTCACTAATACAATATTTATTAAAGAAGAACCTGTGCGTATGTCCAAATATGAGTAAATCAACATCCATTTCTAAGGCTTTATACTTTAAAACTTGGGAGTCAAGCGAAAGAAACTGATGGCCATGAATAAGACCAATCTTCATACCTTCGACTTTCACAATTTCTTCCTCGGGAAAAATTAACTTGTCAAGATTCCCTCTAACTACAACCATCGGTGCTATATCCTCAAAAGCTCTTTTGAGTTCTGGAGATGTTAGATCTCCTGCATGGAGTATTAGCTCAACCCTTTCTTTTCTAAATGTGTCAAATATTAAATCCGGTACGTAAGAGGTTTTGTCCGGATAATGCGTGTCGCTTAAAATTCCTATTTTCATGCTATCACCTTTTAGTGTACTGGGCGTAATAAGTGAGGGCCTTAAGCAAGTCGTTGAACCCTTCAAGGGTAACTAAAGAGAGAGGTATAGCATCTTGCTCGAGTCTCTTTTTCACAAGCTCTCTAACTTTTTTTACCTGCTCCTTGGAAACGAGGTCTATTTTGTTAATGACAACTATTATCGGCTTTTCGTATCTAAACTTGAGCAAATGGTGGAGCTTTTCCATTCCTCTGTGGAGACCCTGCTGAGCATCTATCATGTGAATAATTATATCCGCGGAGGATATCTCATTTAAAATTGCCTTAAACCTCTCTTCACTTAATACTTTTCCTCTAAACTCAAGTTTGGGATCAAATAGCCCTGCTGTATCAATTAGAACTATCTCATCTGCTCCGCCAAATGGGTTTTTCATGCTCTTGGGTATTTTCACGATTCCAAATGCTCTCTTTATAACTCCTCTGGTCGTGCCAGGAATAGGTGATGTTTCTGAGAGTGATTTGCCTAACAATGTGTTTAAAAGCGTGCTCTTACCCACGTTTTCTGCACCTATAATCGCAACCTTTATCACTTTTCCCACCACTTATATTTATAGGATGTTGGCATTAAAACTTTGTAGGTGATGATGATGCCTAAACGTGTGAAGTTTGGCCATGGTTATTACTATATCGTAACTCCCCAAGAGCTTCAGGAGAATCATATGAAAGGAAAGAAAGTAGTTATTGAAGGTACGATTGAGGATAAGCCCATAATCGAGTTTTTGCCTATGGAGTTGCCTAGTTACAGGACTACATTTCATATTGAGGGCTTAAAGATTGAGTTCTCTGGAACACCAGTCGTTAAAAAAGGAGATCAAGTAAAAATTTATGGAAGGTTCATTGGGCACAGCATAGTGGCGAGGGCAATAGAAACCGAATATGCTCTCTTTATAACGGAGGAGTGAAGATGCTGGATGTATTTTCAGCTGCAGGAGATTTGAAAAAAATTCCGAGGATGGGATGGCTTCTTAGAGGAGTTAGCAACCCCGAGAGTGTTGCTGATCATTCCTATAGAGTAGTGTTAATAACACTTATTTTAGCCGATGAGCTTAGGGAAAAAGGAATCCAAATAGATGTTGAAAGGGCTTTGAAAATAGCCATACTTCACGATTTGGGGGAGAGTAGGATAACAGATATCCCACTGAGCGCTCAGCGTTATTTGGATAAGAAAAAAGCCGAGAAAAAGGCCATGGTGGAACTTCTCCTTGGGCTCGGAAAGAGGGGGCTTGACTACTACAAGCTTTTTGAAGAATATGAAGAAGAGAGCAGCCTTGAGGGCCGCTTAGTTAAGTTTGCCGATAAATTAGAGATGGTGCTTCAAGCATATGAATATGAAAAAGCGGGTTACAAAAATTTAGAGGAATTTTGGAGTGTCGTGGACTATTTGAAGAGAAGTGAGTTTTACGAATACTTCAAACCTTTTTTTGATGAATTTGAAAAGATAAAAAAAGGATAACGTTAAATACTCCTTTTCCAACTTTCACCATGTTGCAAATTTGGAGGTGTATTAAATGAGGAAGGTTTTGGCAGGTCTCTTAGTATTTGCCCTGTTCTTTGGGGCGGGCCTCGTGAAGGCCGAATATTCAGAGAAGTTTGAGGCGACGTATAAAATAATGGAAAATGGTGATGCAAATATAACGTTCATAACCACTTGGCTTGCTCCTGAAGAAGACATTAACAAGACAAAAGAGCTAATACTCAACATGAGCGTGGAAAACGCTACTAATGCTATGCTCTTCCAGGAAAATAAAAAGCTCGAGCAGGCCGGAATGTATCTAATCAACGGAACCCTCGAGCTCAAGAACTATGACAGTGAGGGTCCGCTTATAAAAATACTCCACGGAAAGTTCATTGGGCTTGCAAAGTACTACTCTTATGATGATACATGGGAGCTTGATATAGACGTTCTTAGACTTTTAGATTTAAGCTATGCCTATCAAAATGGTGCTCCTCAGGAAGATTTAACTCTGGATAGCTATTTTACGATAGAGCTACCAGAAGGGGCGAAGGATATAACTGTGCCAGAATCACTTGAGAGGGCGGCAAATGGAAATGAAGTTAAACTTGAAAGCACTGTTGAAGGCACCACCGTCAACATTCACACTTTCATAAAGATTAAAGCAAACACATCGATTGATGAGCTAGCATCCCTTTTACAAGACTACACTCTCCTGCCTATAACATACAAAGGATTTAAAGGGGAGGAGAGCTACGAAACGTGGAATGGAGAGAGGATAGTTAAACTTGGTGTCCACAAAGATTATGTTGAGCTGAACACCACTGATCGCTTGATGAGTCCTCCAACTTATTTAATCCAAGCTAAGATGCAGATTCTCCAGATGGGATTAGAAAATGCAACCGAGCTCCTCAAGCAGCAAAGCTTATACCAATTCCAAATCCAAGGAGTGACAGTCAAAGATGGAAACCTAACAATAACTGGAATTAGAGGAAATGAACCGCTCGAAATAAGTGCTCACTGGATTCTCCAGAACTTTACAAAACAGGTAGATGGCGTTTATGAGTATCCATACGCTCCAAACTTTGGAATAAACCCCGCAACCCTCGGTAGGAGGTTCACATACGAACTAACTCAGAGCTCACTTGTGGAGATAACTCTCGTTGACGGAGGAGAGTTCGTGGAACTTCCAGAAAACATAAGCAAAGAGGTCAACGGCAACAGGCTTGAGCTTAAGGTTTACAAAGAGGGCAATAAAGTAATCCTCAACAACACAATATTCATCCGCTACGGTGCTACGAGAGAGGATATTACAAAGCTCGTCGAAGATGTGCCTACTGAAGTGTTCGTTAAGTACAAGCTCAGTGAGGAGAAGACTGGTGTCTGCGGTCCAGCTGCAATAGTGGCCCTAGCTTTAGTGCCTCTCCTGATTTTGAGAAGGAGGTATTGAGCCTTCTTTTCTATTCTAATTTTCTCACTTCGATAAAGATTTTATACCTAAAGAACGCATTCTTTTAAGGTGGGAGCAATGACAAGGAAGCTCTACTATGAGGATGCCTATCTAAAGGAAGCTAAAGCGAAAGTGGTTGAAATTAAAGAAAACGCTCTGCTCTTAGACCAAACTATCTTCTATCCAACGGGTGGGGGACAACCGCACGATAGGGGAACCATAAGTGGTGTTCAGGTTTTAGACGTTTACAAAGATGAGGACGGCAATGTATGGCACGTTGTAGAAGATGTGAGCAAATTCGATATCGGGGATGAAGTTGAGCTCAGGATAGACTGGGACTACCGCTACAAACTCATGCGCATACATACCTCCATGCATCTGTTAGACCACGTATTAAGCGAAGTTTTAGGCAGAGAGAATTGGAAAATTGTTGGAAGTGGAATGAACGTTGAAAAAGGCCGCTATGACGTTGAATACCCAGAGAATATCAATAAGTTCAAAGAGCAAATTATTGAGCTTTTCAATAAATACGTTGATGAAGGTGGCGAAGTTAAGATATGGTGGGAAGGGGAGAAGAGATTAACTCAAATAAGAGACTTTGAAGTTTTGCCCTGTGGAGGGACTCACGTTAAGGACATCAAAGAAATTGGCCACATTAAGAAGCTCAAGCGCTCTAGCATTGGAAAAGGGAAGCAAAGGCTTGAGATTTGGCTCGAATAAATGAGAATGCTTTTCTTATTCATCATTCTTCTTTTTCATCGACTTATACAAAGTTTTAAAAGAGATGCCCCTATAAAGGACAAATTGGTGGTAGTTATGAGTCAATATAGAGTTTACAAAGTTGATGCTTTCACTAGGGTTCCTCTAAAAGGAAATCCTGCGGCCGTTGTTTTGGATTATGATGAGCTTGATGAGAAAACCCTGCTAGCAATAGCGTCGGAGCTTAATTTATCTGAAACCGCTTTTGTGAAGAAGGTGGATGGAAAGTTTCATGTTAGATTTTTTACCCCCGGTGCGGAAGTTCCACTATGTGGACACGCCACAATAGCCACATTTCACTTGTTAAAGAGCTTAGGCCTTGCAGAAGAGGGATACAACAAAATGATTACAAAGGCAGGTGAGCTTGACATCTTAGTGAGTGAAAAGATATGGATGCAGCAACTGTCCCCAAAAATACTAGGCGAGCTGGACATTGAAGGCTTAAAATCTTCACTTAACACTGACAATCTAATTGGACCTGCTCTTGCAGTCACAACCGGACTAGATGTTGGAATTGTAGGAGTTCCAACTTTTGAAGGGCTGATGAACCTAAAGCCCAATTTTAGTGAGCTCGCTCAGTACTGTAGGGAGAACAATATTGTAGGAGTGCATGTATATACTCTCGATTCAAAATACGATGCTGCTTCGAGGTTTTTTGCACCTGCTGTGGGCGTCCCGGAGGATCCAGTGACAGGCACGGCAAATGCTGCCCTTGCGGGATATTTAAAGTTCACGAACAAGCTTGTAAAGGAAGAGTATGCATTTGAGCAGGGACATGCCCTTGATAGAGAGGGCGTTGTGCATGTTAGGCTTAAAAACGGTGAAATTTGGGTTGGGGGAGAGGCTGTCTGCATACTTGAGGGCGTCTTAAAACTTTAGCTTTTATTTTTTGTACAAATTTTAAAGAAGAGGCAAAAATCAAACGATGGAGGCGATTGAATAAACGAACACTAAAAAGAACACGAGACCTGAGATGTAGACAAAGCTATGATGTATTGGTAAGTGGAGCTTTTGATACACTTTTTTTGCTTTTAAATACATCAGCGTTGGAAGAATTCCTGCGTATAAGAGGCCTCCAAACGTCCCTGCTATCCAGAGGGCATTGACGAAGCTGTTTAAGCCAGCGAAGTAGATCAACAGTGGAGGTATGACAGTTAAAAGCCACGCCTTGCTTTTGCTTATTCCAAACATCTCCTTAATATTGTCCATCTGGGCTAGGCCAATTCCAATATAGCTCGTGCATATGGCAGCTAATGGAAGTATTAAGCCGAGTATTTTCCCTAAGCTTCCGTAGAACCTTTCGAGAGCACTCGTTGCAAGTTCCGGAGTTCCCAAACCAAAAGCTCCTACAAATGTAAGGACAAAGAATGCATAGAACACCATAGGAACTATGTAGCCTATCATCACGGCTTTTGTTGTCTTCTTAACATCTTTCAATCCCTTAAGCATCTCGGGAACGACCATATGGCTCACATAGGCAAAGACAGCAACACCTATCCCTTTTGTTACTGCTGAAGTGTTTGCGTAGCTCAAGTTGGAAGAGTCAACCTTTGGAAGGACGAGAGCTATTGCAAGCGTTAACGCACCCAAAAGCAGGAAGTTCAACATGAGTTCGGCTTCTCCTGAAGCTTTGAGGCCCATAAAGACCACAGCACTCATCAAAAACCAGAACAACAGTGCGGATACCTTTGGACTAACTCCAAA from Palaeococcus pacificus DY20341 includes:
- a CDS encoding metallophosphoesterase, encoding MKIGILSDTHYPDKTSYVPDLIFDTFRKERVELILHAGDLTSPELKRAFEDIAPMVVVRGNLDKLIFPEEEIVKVEGMKIGLIHGHQFLSLDSQVLKYKALEMDVDLLIFGHTHRFFFNKYCISEKEVMLLNPGSPTVPRRSDPTFIVGEVKDKKFNFKIFKPWETGWKWP
- a CDS encoding Era-like GTP-binding protein — translated: MIKVAIIGAENVGKSTLLNTLLGKSLSETSPIPGTTRGVIKRAFGIVKIPKSMKNPFGGADEIVLIDTAGLFDPKLEFRGKVLSEERFKAILNEISSADIIIHMIDAQQGLHRGMEKLHHLLKFRYEKPIIVVINKIDLVSKEQVKKVRELVKKRLEQDAIPLSLVTLEGFNDLLKALTYYAQYTKR
- a CDS encoding HD domain-containing protein; translation: MLDVFSAAGDLKKIPRMGWLLRGVSNPESVADHSYRVVLITLILADELREKGIQIDVERALKIAILHDLGESRITDIPLSAQRYLDKKKAEKKAMVELLLGLGKRGLDYYKLFEEYEEESSLEGRLVKFADKLEMVLQAYEYEKAGYKNLEEFWSVVDYLKRSEFYEYFKPFFDEFEKIKKG
- a CDS encoding CGP-CTERM sorting domain-containing protein, which codes for MRKVLAGLLVFALFFGAGLVKAEYSEKFEATYKIMENGDANITFITTWLAPEEDINKTKELILNMSVENATNAMLFQENKKLEQAGMYLINGTLELKNYDSEGPLIKILHGKFIGLAKYYSYDDTWELDIDVLRLLDLSYAYQNGAPQEDLTLDSYFTIELPEGAKDITVPESLERAANGNEVKLESTVEGTTVNIHTFIKIKANTSIDELASLLQDYTLLPITYKGFKGEESYETWNGERIVKLGVHKDYVELNTTDRLMSPPTYLIQAKMQILQMGLENATELLKQQSLYQFQIQGVTVKDGNLTITGIRGNEPLEISAHWILQNFTKQVDGVYEYPYAPNFGINPATLGRRFTYELTQSSLVEITLVDGGEFVELPENISKEVNGNRLELKVYKEGNKVILNNTIFIRYGATREDITKLVEDVPTEVFVKYKLSEEKTGVCGPAAIVALALVPLLILRRRY
- a CDS encoding alanyl-tRNA editing protein, with the translated sequence MTRKLYYEDAYLKEAKAKVVEIKENALLLDQTIFYPTGGGQPHDRGTISGVQVLDVYKDEDGNVWHVVEDVSKFDIGDEVELRIDWDYRYKLMRIHTSMHLLDHVLSEVLGRENWKIVGSGMNVEKGRYDVEYPENINKFKEQIIELFNKYVDEGGEVKIWWEGEKRLTQIRDFEVLPCGGTHVKDIKEIGHIKKLKRSSIGKGKQRLEIWLE
- a CDS encoding PhzF family phenazine biosynthesis protein, with translation MSQYRVYKVDAFTRVPLKGNPAAVVLDYDELDEKTLLAIASELNLSETAFVKKVDGKFHVRFFTPGAEVPLCGHATIATFHLLKSLGLAEEGYNKMITKAGELDILVSEKIWMQQLSPKILGELDIEGLKSSLNTDNLIGPALAVTTGLDVGIVGVPTFEGLMNLKPNFSELAQYCRENNIVGVHVYTLDSKYDAASRFFAPAVGVPEDPVTGTANAALAGYLKFTNKLVKEEYAFEQGHALDREGVVHVRLKNGEIWVGGEAVCILEGVLKL
- a CDS encoding aromatic amino acid transport family protein produces the protein MVVKMKKLTLAEASAILIGTQIGAGVLGLPYALKESGPLLGVAIVVITGLLTLLTAFFVLEVAAQSEGETLSKLAERHLGKAGGILMFLSISVLAYGALIAYIAGSGDIISSLFGVSPKVSALLFWFLMSAVVFMGLKASGEAELMLNFLLLGALTLAIALVLPKVDSSNLSYANTSAVTKGIGVAVFAYVSHMVVPEMLKGLKDVKKTTKAVMIGYIVPMVFYAFFVLTFVGAFGLGTPELATSALERFYGSLGKILGLILPLAAICTSYIGIGLAQMDNIKEMFGISKSKAWLLTVIPPLLIYFAGLNSFVNALWIAGTFGGLLYAGILPTLMYLKAKKVYQKLHLPIHHSFVYISGLVFFLVFVYSIASIV